Sequence from the Nilaparvata lugens isolate BPH chromosome 10, ASM1435652v1, whole genome shotgun sequence genome:
aatggaTCAACAAGTATTATGAACATAATTCATCTTGGTTTGTGCAGCTTTTGCCATTCAattttttcgagatttaaatttaaagttgaTCTTATAGTTATTGAAGCTACTTACTACTGCAAAGTGCAATCTGGCATATAAGCTTCAAGCATATTTGATTAAAGcctaaatttgtaaattaagaCGTTAGATGTCATGGAAGAATATGAAACGCATGCGCAGTAATCAAGTAGCAAATTAGccatagattgattgattgattatttatcacaaatgacaacgtattgccaggtcttgcaagactcattgcatactaacactacatttttattcaaaccaATAACATTTTAACTATAGTCATTATAACTGTAtatcaaattgatcaagaataCTTAACAATTATTCCATCAAATGTGATTTTTGCAGAATAATACAACAACTTTCACACTACCGTATATAATGCAAGTTGTAATATGAAAACCTGTCCAATATTTgctaatttaaagaaaattaagaTCGTTCTCACAGTCCACGAAATTAGTTAGCtaccatttttttcaagaaaagtATGACCAATGACCGAAAacccttcaaatttatttgtctgTCTTTGTCTATACAGTTTACTCCTTTGCACATACCCCTATAAATAACCCTATAATCTTCAAAGAACTTAAGACTATGGCACAGTCAAtaatcttccttcttcttctgataTGTAAATAGATTGAACCCctaatcattattgaaaatattgtatttgaataaTAGTTTTGACCCTTATTCTTGGTTGTAGACGTAATAATATACCAAGTCGCCCTAGAAAAAACGTACATTATTAGacctagtgccggttgcacaacagccggttaaatattaaccgtgattaatatttcttttcacaagaaccaatcagagaagtcgtcttttcaaaaacgccttctctgattggtcctcgagaaattaatcacggttaagatttaacggctgttgtgcaaccaggccttaatataaattttgttgataataCAACCAAGTAGCTCTCATAAATATACAAACTCCAAACTCTATACTCCAAAACTCCAAAATATACTCTATACTCTAAATCCCAACACTATATCCAAACTCCAGTTTAGAACATTCATAGTTGTAGACAAAAGTATTTATTTGGAGATTCCTTCCAAAAAAGTAGTACGATATTGTAGCAAGAATAGCTATAAATATACTATCCTCAGTAAGGTAGTCCTACTAGAGTACTttcatagataaacaatagcgtaagtagatatcccatggtatagggcgtttatgtcgcaacttttactgttatctcaagccgtttactgttgattattgtcgaatttcactgttttgttggggtgagagtgtatgaacggcacaatatgagagactacaagtATCACACAGCtttacgggaaagaattacatgaactatcggcttgagataatagtaaaagttgcgacataaacgccctatatcatgggatatctacttatgctattgtttctctatggaacTGGACTCTGAAActtatataatttatcaattttatgaatgGGAGACAaatggatttttttaaataaaatatgatttttttagcACAGTAGATAAATAGATACCGGTACTGTAGATACTGTAGATAGTTTAGATATTATTCTCTCAAGCTGATATTCTCTCTAGATCTCTAGAACGTTTTTTCTTAGGTATTTAATCAACTAACGGTGCAGTGTAGAGCTTATCTAACTTTCCTTTCTACACTTATCATTTAATCTTTAGCAtctgaatgaaaaatgaatattccccttccttaaaaaatattaatctccTGTTACAGTGGTAGTTTTTCTTTGCCCTCTAAaagtttcaaaatgaaaaacaattcaCTGTAAAAATGCCTTCAACACTTGTATTATTGTATGTATATATTGAAAGTGTATATTTTAGCATAGCTTTTAGATACCGACGGTAGGATAACCCAGTTTGAAAGCTTTCTTCTTATCAAAATAGAAAagttgaggtgcgtacagatatacgcgccgcgaacatgagcaattcacttttaatcagctgactatatctgtatctttacagaaacggtaagatacagatataaaaacaataagtacatcattaaaatgatagggaaagaaaatataaggtaaccttgtgctattcctttcccaaatttatataaggttaagatgcgtacagatatacgcgccgcgaacatgagcaattcactttcaatcagctgactatatctgtatttttacagaaacggtaaaatagagatataaaaagcttggcatcagctgattaaaagtgaattgctcatgttcgcggcgcgtaaatataaatatgtacgcaccttaacacatagtccgaaataggttaagtcttgttgttgtccacttcacaaaattttcagtccttaattaacTATCCCTTGCGcactaacttcgctctctaggaaaaataaaggcagtcataatattctattctattctatacctCACCTCATACCTCATACCCGGTAACTCATATCATATGCATCACATTTACATTTCGTGATATATCTTCATTCTTTCACATGTTTGAAGCACTTTTCTAATATTGAGCACTATGAACGTTTTCTTCACTGTTAATGTTACCACTACacgtttttataattataaataattgagaaCCAACACTGATTATGTAAATATTCGTGTTAAGACTTTTTGATACCACAATCAATTTCTAATACctatataataattaagtttgtagcgtgaatgttgtggaacttttccataattgaatagacttagaacgttgtcaaaactccactttaattaaataaaaattaaaaattaatattttacaggagcatgctttcgtgtgtgctcacacatcatcagctgtaagttacaactaatattaattttcaattttgatttaattaaagtggatttttgacaacgttctaagtctatttctatataataaataatattagcaTCAACGTCTTGAGCATTCATCAACTTATTCATTGATTactttagaaaatttttgtaaaagaAAGTCATCGATCTACTTTAGGTTATGATCCCACTTTCTACAAAtctaatgaaatgaaatagaatttctgcgattaatttttataatggcttccaatttaaatttaaattctgCAATCATAGAATCACCATACCGTATCAATTTTTGTGTTTTCTGTTCAATATATCTGTAGTTTGGGGTATAGCTTCTAGCTCGTAatgtgtgaaattttaaaaatttgaagagttatttttgtgttttttgttcAATATATCTGTAGTTTGGGGTATAGCTTCTAGCTTGTAatgtgtgaaattttaaaaatttgaagagtTATAAGTTACAGAAGGTCAATTCAGCCGAAATCAGTTTCTAGCTTCTCAATTTTCAGTGCTGTAAATATTTTGTCTAATAAATAGCCAGTAAATTTATGCAGCAGAGGCGAATAGTTTTTTCAAGTATTCTCAAAATAAGCTTATTGGTTTAATTTTAGCCTGGTTCAAATAGACCTAGGCCTAGAGTTTTCTCAAATAGCTTTGTAGATTATATATTCTATGTAGGTAGCCTATTAGATTGTATATTATGGTCTCTGCTCAAATGAGTACTAATAATTTATCGTCGAAACTTATAGTAacttatactctgtacaaaattacttcttacttgggatggacatgcgcaacagagaaagcatacagcgggagggatacagaggcgcgatgttgccgttttgaagcggccagcgttctccaacttctagtgactgttcaagtgctcatgctacacattcgaagtttcctgtctgaaagcggTCAGACGACTaaaaaattggcaactgcgcttctacctatgactattAATCACTGTAGTTTGCTGATCTCCCTCCACTTCTCTGCGcggcatattcctccaagtcagaagtaatatTGTACTGACTTTAGTTTTTTATTCCTttagtaattttgtacggacttTAGTTTTCTTAGAGCCTTAGAACTTGGACCTGTTATTGATTAAGCACATACCagaattattttgtattttgtgatCCTATAGCTTCTAATTTTATAAGCATCGTTACTGATTGCTTTTAGGGAATGAAAATGAATgggtaaataattaattattaacccTACAGACACatttactttatgctaacacagtagacacactgaggtgttgaacaccccaatttaatttttcatttttctttaaaaaatatgaagaaaacaagtacttagcccatacttcatcatttcttatcatttttgttccaagtgcatacagaaatcgaaagtgaagcactgcttatcaatatttatactaattttagaagtacgtatgttccgcctaaAACACTTAGGCCTACAACACGGAGCTCCaaatccggtttgaacgaatggcttgatcattgccaatgacaacttcatcaaaaactcacgtctcttcattttattgtttcaaatctCAAGTtatagagaatcatagcatttattccaatctgatccatcatcatcccataccacactcgtagtgacaatacaagtaaatctttgtaataaaagtgtttgttaaaagtcctacgtaaaagacactctgggatgttagacaccccaaacgaagaacaagatgagctggtgaccttgtagaatgctattactgactggaagtggtggagagtagttgacaatactacaaacctaatttagactggacaaaaatttccatctgtttgatattgtcaactgcagaaccgaaaaaaaatccctggggtgtggaacaccccagtgtgtctctttagggttaagAACTCAAATATCAAAGGATATATTatagttgataattttttatggGCATAGCCTAGAATATAGATATAGAACCATGTAATAAAATTGCATTAATGTCCGAACCATGTTGtgactaaataatgctgaaaagggtactgagatttatatttttatttatattaaaagtagccctaaagaaataAGACAATATAGAACCAGATCTGGCGACCAGTATGTAACTATaactataaccatagagaaacaaatatctacgtaagtagatatcccatggtacagggcGTTCATGcctcaatttttactgttatctcaagccgattactgtcgatttttactgttttgaccggataagagtgtatgaacggcacaacatgagagactaccagcgtcataatgcttcacaggaaagaactacgtggactatcagcttgagataacagtaaaagttgcgacataaacgccctatatcatgggatatctacttatgctattgtttctctatgctataactAAGTTTAgtgatattattttgaataatacgaTATGAAAAGAAGATCATAAACCATAGAAATGAATGATACAGATCTTAAAATAATACGAATAACTAAATGAATACGGTATCTAGATTTTCTAATTATGTGATCAACGATTTTCTCCAGGCAAATTTAAACAGAGTTTGGTAGATAACTAGCATACTAATCATTCTTGATGAATTTTTCAGGCAAATCTGAGAGCAAGGACAGTCCTGAGAAAGAGAGGTCCGATATTCCTcctgacaaaagcaagaataaACAAAAAGGTGGGTGGAATAGtactgaataatttatttatgactAGCACTCAccaagggtccaattaaaaacttttccaataggaaaactgaaatttgacctactgaaatcttgaatttattcattataaattgttCTCATTTTGTGGAGAACAAATCATCTTGGTTGATGATTTTGTGTGAACAAAATCATCAACCAAGAATAATatggaaaatgaccaaaaattcatcacactcacatactacaacaaaaaatcacagaaaGTAGCATCATCTTTTAAGTAACTCAAATACAGAATTgcctttaaaacaacaaattcactgagaaaaaattttcaaaattaccaaacaaacaaacagagatTTGAGCAACCAGGCATCtacaaattgaaatgtaatGATTGTAGTAAACTGTATATCGGACAGACTGGACGTGACTTTCAGACAAGATACAAAGAACACATTGAGCACATTAATAAACCACATAGCCACTCAAACTTTGCTGACCATATTATATCAACAGACCACACATACACCGACATCGCCACCAATCTTGAAATCCTCCATATCTCacaaaaaagcagaaaactcaatgtattggaacaatacgaaatttacaaccacacaaatcagtttcccaacagtctcctaaatgatcaaataaatttctcttcccacacactctttgacaaaataatcCACAGTGTTCAAAATTACCGCCTCACTAAGTATCCACCAACCCAACCCCCACAACAACCTATTCCACaaccttcatcccttaccacacatagccttgtcatctgagtaaattcccacagtctgatgaccaacaacaggtcgggtcgaaacgatcgtcactacaaaagtaagtgcatttttacttcaaaagtgttttttaaaattcaagtttaattaataatctttatgcaaaatctcaagttaatcagttttgttgttcagacgtgatgatatgtcattcatgaatttcctatccagtACCTGTATAAGCaaattctttcctctattatattatagaatatccatctacaatttcatttcaattaaaattacaaattgaataaatgggGCTTGTACTTGAACAGCTTCTGCTTTAAAAGTGAAAactaacaaataaatatataaaatatttatacaataaattgtatgaaatgagcgctgctatccagaggttgtcagtttggtgtaagggtaagcattcctgaccggcaattaggaggtactgggttcgattcccgggctgacaaataatttttgtatagtgtGTAGCTCTCAtcatttccatctagctgtttacccagttgtcaatatttgcagtagcagaagtcttcggggtgattcacagcatttaattggaatttcgtttaataataattaataaatactaTTATATTGCTTCTTCCATTACTGTAATTTAAACTACGATTGCATACATCTACatctaataaatttatataaaatacttGCTTTCCGAAGTAATATTTCAGATAATCCATCgataattgcaatatctatGAGATTTTACAAACGGCAATTGATggagaattgaatttattcaaatgctaatcgataaataattattattgaacgtaAATTCAAAGTTTAATGCTGTAAACCACCCAGAAGACTTATgctgctgcaaatattgacaacagagttaacagcttgatggaaatcatgagagctactatccaagaTTTATTTGCCAGCCctggaatcgaacccggtacctcctaattgctagtcaggtaTGCTCACCCTAGGGTGAGTTTGAATGTAACCTGATTCCCGGGatggcaaataattttttgatggtatCTCTCATTGATAGCGCTATcccctttgttgaatgatagacaaggatagcaataccattgctaatcaaacactgccattataacgtggacctcactatagctgttaaccctgttgtcaatatttgcagtagcagaagtcttcggggtgatttactgTACTGCATTCAgctttggattttcgttaaataattatcatttatcattttctGACTTCATTCATtggtttaattatttttgaaattttttgccTTCATTCAATGACCTCCAAAAACCTACAATCGCATACATCTTGTAATGAAACCCTTGTAGTAcccttattattaaaaactttaaaatactttcaagttgaaaataacGTAAGTTAGTGTCGGAACTAgtcgttgaactattttaaagtttataacaataaagggtactacaaggtttttatattgtttttattaatttgtataaaagtagcccatggAATTAAAGTGTTTTTATCTTGTAATGAATTTACGTGATATACCCAATAATTTCTGACTGAATATTTTAGATAATTTCCTCTATTTAGCAGGGAAATCTGAAAGCAAAGACAGCCCTGACAAGGAAAAGACTGAAACTCAATCAGATAAGCCGGAAAAGTCAGAGAAGTCCAAGAGCAGTAAACAACAGAAAGGTCAGTTACAACTCCTAgattatagaataatttataatgagaCTATATCATGTAGATGCCATGTTCTATGTAATAAAACAAAcatccatgaataaaatttaatcaaattttattctaatttgtttatttatttttatcacattgtgtacaaaaaCTTAACATGAGtagaggcacaacaggctcatgcccaaaactgtcccatctccaatttatactatactgtccaaatcaaaatgttggatatgtcactttcacttttcaaaatacaatttacgctcttcaatactcagataaacaaGCAAATtgtgaatcaaatagatactattagagtgtaaaattaaaaaatctagaacagtaacttaattattattcaaaaagtctaaattttcatgaataaacttGTTATTAGTGGACCTACTATATGTTTGACCAATTTCTATGCAGAACTGAGTTATGAGCAGTAACTCAgtgttatttcttgaatactggagtaattgaccgagcgaagtgaggtctaagattcaagtcgacggtttggcatttctcttaatgtttaaatgtttatatgtttttatgttgcgcatttacggcgaaacgcggtaatagattttcatgaaatttgacaggtatgttctttttttaattgcgcgtcgacttatatacaaggtttttggaaattttgcat
This genomic interval carries:
- the LOC111046864 gene encoding protein starmaker isoform X2 codes for the protein MPGGGKKAVFPTLALHDHGGGNANYDHQSGHSHNHASCAKKLAHQSRSKSESKDSPEKERSDIPPDKSKNKQKGKSESKDSPDKEKTETQSDKPEKSEKSKSSKQQKEQNSKH
- the LOC111046864 gene encoding protein starmaker isoform X1, which codes for MPGGGKKAVFPTLALHDHGGGNANYDHQSGHSHNHASCAKKLAHQSRSKSESKDSPEKERSDIPPDKSKNKQKAGKSESKDSPDKEKTETQSDKPEKSEKSKSSKQQKEQNSKH